Proteins encoded in a region of the Oscarella lobularis chromosome 5, ooOscLobu1.1, whole genome shotgun sequence genome:
- the LOC136186997 gene encoding ras-related protein Rab-36-like: protein MSQREQTIDRFPLSFRSDVSIKAEQTNFHPKVRAACAAKEAAWKRSMKACKAIVVGDVSVGKTSLVNKYCRNAFEPNSGKASIGMDFDVEKYRILGQPFTLQLWDTAGQERFKSIAKAYYKEARIIVVVFDLTRSESLQNSSYWLREALSGNVDADCDVYIVGTKKDLCSVGSYERREASAVALSEEMGAEYWPTSSLTGENVESFFTRVAVLGFEKSVLKALEKSEQSKSSSNDLIRITKKSSKRRKLKKSDCCK, encoded by the exons ATGAGCCAGCGAGAGCAGACGATCGACAGATTTCCTCTA TCGTTTCGCTCAGACGTCTCGATCAAAGCCGAGCAGACGAATTTCCATCCAAAAGTCAGAGCGGCTTGCGCAGCAAAAGAAGCAGCTTGGAAGAGAAG CATGAAAGCGTGTAAGGCAATCGTCGTTGGTGACGTTTCAGTGGGGAAAACTTCCCTCGTGAACAA ATATTGTCGGAATGCGTTCGAGCCCAACAGCGGTAAGGCGTCAATTGGCATggacttcgacgtcgaaaagtaTCGCATTCTTGGTCAACCGTTCACTTTGCAACT GTGGGACACAGCGGGTCAGGAACGATTCAAAAGCATTGCCAAGGCCTATTATAAAGAAGCGCGAA TAATCGTCGttgtctttgatttgacCAGATCCGAATCGCTGCAGAACTCCAG TTATTGGCTTCGAGAAGCTCTCAGCGGAAACGTCGATGCGGACTGCGATGTTTACATCGTTGGCACGAAGAAAGATCTTTGT TCTGTTGGAAGCTACGAGAGACGTGAAGCGTCAGCCGTTGCTCTATCGGAAGAGATGGGTGCTGAATATTGGCCTACTTCGTCTCTTACTG GTGAGAATGTGGAATCTTTCTTTACTAGAGTGGCCGTTCTTGGCTTTGAAAAGTCTGTTCTCAAAGCTCTAGAGAAGTCGGAGCAATCTAAAAGTTCATCCAATGATCTCATTC gAATCACCAAGAAAAGTTCCAAGCGCCGAAAGTTGAAGAAATCCGATTGTTGCAAATAA
- the LOC136186993 gene encoding uncharacterized protein → MFRFVAFAAAAAALLSAASAHVFTRWKGGAGIWHDQDEALPQIPRKTTQIRRSADTVQFEVTPTKVIENGETLLLIWSSAQLEPNVSFVTVYCPSTADDDDYVDHFQLRSTAGSRPVGPLVNMRCDFQFRLFRDSNTKLATSRRVTFSRGGASQPLQGHLSLTNHADEMRVMWVSDNKKTPIVAYQVFQSSSSTPSYVLQKTGSSTTYSASDMCGAPATRVSARYYRDPGFIHDVLLTNLLPKTKYKYRFGDGTNWSYWATFTSAPSVGNQSSQVNMFVFGDLGEWRDAADLPPGGRAYTTMERIENDWIEKDWEQTSDIAYDLLLHVGDVSYARGHGYLWEQFGNLVEQTATRMPYHICVGNHEYDHRSGSNKDPSGSRGLWHPSWGNYGNDSSGECAVPTVKRFHMPDNGNGLFWYSHDYGNVHFTWISTEHNFTSGSPMYTWLENDLASVDRSRTPWLLVMAHRPMYCSGIQKNDDNAKVQVGQRDAYEDLLHKYNVDLFITGHYHLYERTCPVYKERCFGSSDDARSTIHLVLGMAGAEHGIIGWTDDVWSVARSNDYGYARMFVANRTHLRLQIVANKDGQVSDAVWIKSNHSWSGSNGGEIIAKSNIATLCCIFIFYFIYS, encoded by the exons AtgtttcgcttcgtcgcattcgccgccgccgccgccgcactCCTTTCCGCAGCATCAGCGCACGTTTTCACTCGATGGAAGGGCGGCGCCGGAATATGGCACGATCAAGACGAAGCTCTTCCGCAAATTCCACGCAAAACAACGCAAATCCGGCGCAGTGCCGACACCGTCCAGTTCGAAGTTACGCCGACGAAAGTCATTGAAAATGGCGAAACGCTTCTGCTTATCTGGTCTTCAGCTCAATTAGAGCCAAACGTGAGCTTCGTCACCGTCTATTGTCCCTCGAcggccgacgacgacgattacgtCGATCATTTTCAACTGCGATCGACTGCTGGATCGCGACCAGTCGGTCCTCTCGTCAACATGCGCTGCGATTTCCaatttcgactttttcgtgATTCCAATACGAAATTGGCGACGAGCAGACGAGTGACGTTTTCCCGCGGCGGAGCAAGTCAACCGCTCCAAGGACATTTGTCTCTC aCGAATCATGCTGACGAGATGCGCGTCATGTGGGTCTCAGACAATAAGAAGACACCAATAGTCGCA tatCAAGTTTTTCAATCATCGTCATCTACGCCATCATACGTACTTCAGAAGACAGGATCTTCAACGACATACTCAGCAAGTGACATGTGTGGTGCACCTGCAACTCGAGTCAGTGCACGATACTATCGAGATCCCGGCTTCATTCACGACGTCCTGCTTACCAATTTGCTACCAAAAACAAAATATAA ATATAGATTTGGAGATGGAACCAATTGGTCCTATTGGGCCACATTCACATCAGCTCCAAGCGTTGGAAACCAATCATCCCAAGTGAACATGTTTGTCTTTGGCGATTTGGGTGAGTGGAGAGATGCAGCTGATCTACCACCGGGCGGTCGAGCTTACACGACCATGGAACGCATTGAAAATGATTGGATTGAAAAGGATTGGGAGCAAACATCTGACATTGCCTACGATCTTCTTCTACACGTTGGAGACGTTTCAT ATGCACGCGGACACGGCTATCTGTGGGAGCAATTTGGAAATCTTGTCGAGCAAACGGCAACGCGCATGCCGTACCACATCTGCGTTGGAAATCATGAGTACGATCATAGGTCAGGTAGCAACAAGGATCCCAGCGGATCACGAGGTCTCTGGCATCCTTCGTGGGGTAACTATGGTAATGACTCGTCGGGAGAATGCGCTGTACCGACTGTCAAACGATTTCACAT GCCCGATAATGGAAACGGTCTATTTTGGTATAGTCACGACTATGGCAACGTTCACTTTACGTGGATATCAACCGAGCATAATTTCACTTCCGGATCGCCTATGTACACGTGGTTGGAAAATGATCTGGCAtccgtcgatcgatcgcgcaCACCCTGGCTCCTTGTCATGGCTCATCGACCAATGTATTGCTCCGGcatacaaaaaaacgacgataatGC AAAAGTTCAAGTGGGACAGAGAGACGCCTACGAAGATCTTCTGCACAAATACAACGTCGATCTCTTTATAACGGGTCACTATCATTTAT ATGAACGCACTTGTCCTGTATACAAGGAACGCTGCTTTGGTTCATCAGATGATGCTCGTTCAACCATTCACCTTGTACTTGGAATGGCTGGTGCCGAACACGGAATCATTGGC TGGACTGATGACGTATGGAGTGTTGCGCGTTCAAATGACTATGGCTACGCGCGCATGTTTGTAGCCAATCGCACGCATCTTCGTCTACAAATTGTTGCAAATAAGGATGGTCAAGTCTCTGATGCTGTATGGATCAAGTCAAATCATTCTTGGAGTGGATCAAACGGAGGAGAAATCATTGCAAAATCAAACATCGCCACCTTATGCTGTATTTTTATCTTCTACTTCATCTACAGCTAA
- the LOC136186883 gene encoding centromere protein S-like — MAGVPDLDAERREQVNTETRQRLKAATHYTVGKLCEDLASEWEDETSYRFSPQFVAALAETTFRQAQVVALDLESFSKHAKRTIINADDVEMCARRNDSLRRHIESMAQRIEDRTGTKKSKKKKKN; from the coding sequence ATGGCGGGCGTTCCCGATTTGGACGCCGAACGCAGAGAACAAGTCAATACGGAGACGCGGCAGCGACTCAAAGCCGCCACTCACTACACAGTAGGTAAATTGTGTGAAGATTTGGCGTCGGAATGGgaagacgagacgtcgtATCGCTTTTCGCctcaattcgtcgccgctctcgcCGAAACGACCTTTCGACAGGCCCAAGTAGTCGCTCTCGACTTGGAAAGCTTTTCAAAGCACGCAAAACGAACGATTATCAAcgcagacgacgtcgaaatgtgcgcgcgacgaaacgactcgcttcgacgtcatatCGAATCGATGGCTCAGCGAATCGAAGATCGAACCGGAACGAAGAAGagtaaaaagaagaagaaaaactga